The DNA sequence GCTGCGGGTGCGACCGGCTGCAGGGGGTGCTCGACTCGCTCGGCGGGGTCTTCGGGGGCGCGGCGGCGTCGGGGAAGAGGAGCGCGCTCGCGAGCGATCATGCGCGGGTGCTGCGCAGGTTCGGGGAGCCGCGCGAGAAGATCGGGGTGGGGAGGAAACCCCGCACGGAGAACGGCATCAGCCACGACCGCAAGTGGAACTACTACTACCCCTCCCGGCCCGGCGCCAAGCCGGTGATGCGGACCGTCTACTTCCTGAACGACCGGTGCGTCGGCTCGGTCATCCACCAGCCCGACGGAAAGATCAGGAAGGAGACCCTCCGGTTCAGCTACTGAATCCGGCCGTCCGGGCGTCCCCCGCCGCGCGCGCCTACTCCACCATCCCCGCCGCGTCCAAGGCGCGCTCCCCCTCGACGATCTCGGCGTCGCTCGGGGCCTCGGACGGCGGGGGAGGGAGGGGAGGCGCGTCCGCGGGGACGAGCTGCGGTTCGGGATCGGGGGGCGCCCCGGCGGGCAGGGCCACCTGCTCGGTCACCGTCTCCACTCCCGGCGGGGGGACCAGCATCTGCCCCATCGCCTCCACCTTCACCTTCCGGTCCTTCTTCTTCCCGTCCGCCCCGAGGAAGGTCAGCTTGATCGAGTCCTTCAGCATCGAGGGGATCCGCACCGCGAACGAGCCGTCGGCGGCGACCATCCCGGCGGCGCTCTGCTTGGTCTTCTTGCTCTGCGCCATCACCCGCACCGGCGCCAGCCCGCCGATCACGGTCCCCGGCGCCCCTTGGACGACGACGAACCCCTGCGCGTCGATCGGGCTCACGGCGATGGTCTCCTTGACGATTTTGATGTCGACCCCGCCGGCGTGCGCGGCGCCGGCGAGGAGGAGAAGAACGGCTGCTGCTGCGATCGTCTTCATGCGGTGCGGCCCCCTCGTGTTGTCCGGTTTCCCAGAGCAGTATACCCGAGCCCGCGCGCGGAGGGCAACGGGGAACGGCGACCCCTTCGGCGCCGCGGACGCGTCGGCGCGCGGGGTTTCCCACGGCGCGGTTGCGTCTGCCGCTCGCAGGGCATATACTACCCCCCGCTGCGCAACGGAAGGAATGCGAAATGGACACGCTGAAGACGAAGGCGGTGGGGCGGATCGAGGAGGCGATGCGGGGCGTCGAGGATGGGTCGCTGCGGCACCGGATCTTGAAGAGCGCCAAGGAGTTCAAGGTTTCATGGGTGGAGCTCGGCAGGGCGCTCTACACGGCATGGAAAGACAAGCTGTTCAAGTCGTGGGGCTACACGACCTTCGACGCCTACACCGCCGGGGAGATCGGCATACGGAAGGCGACGGCGCTGAAGCTCCTCAAGTCGTACTACTTCCTCGAGAAGGAGCGCTCGCCGTACCTCGACGAGGAGTACCTGGACTCCTCCGAGGCGGTCAGGGTGCCGCCGGTCGAGTCGATCGACCTCCTGCGGCGCGCGAAGGAGGGGAAGAAGATCGACGAGGAGGATTATGCGGCGCTGCGCTCGTCGGTCTTCGAGAAGGGGAACGACCCCGGCGACGTCAAGCGCGAGCTCACGCGGATGATCACGCAACGGCGGGAGCTCGATCCCGACGAGGCGTTCGCGACGCGGCAGCGGGCGGCGCTGAAGCGGCTTCTCGGGACGCTCCGGTCGCTCGCTCGGGAGGCGGAGGTCTCCACGCTCCTCTCCGCGGCGCTGCTCCGGGAGATCGCGGGGCTTGTGCAGAGACTCGAGGCGGAACTCGGCGGCGCGGCGGGACGGGGGGAGGAGCGATGAAGGACCGGACCGCGACCGTCGCGGCGCTCAAAGGGGCGGTGGCGCGCTTCATCCGCGCGCGGGAGTGGGAGCAGTTCCACTCGCCCAAGAATCTCAGCATGGCGGTGAGCATCGAGGCGGCCGAACTGATGGAGCTCTTCCAGTGGATGGAGGTGGAGGAGGCGCGGCGGAAGGCCGCCTCCCCGCGGCTGCGGAAGAGGATCGAGGAGGAGATCGCGGATATCGCCATCTACACCCTGAGTCTCTGCCACGCGCTGGGCCTCGATCTCTCCTCGTGCATCGAGAAGAAGATCGTCAGGAACGAGAAGAAATACCCCGTCGAGAAGTGCAGGGGCAGGTACTGAGACGCGTCGGGCCTGTCGGGCACGGCCCTTTTCCATACGCCTCTTTCCCGCGGTATACAGGCGCACACCATTCTTCTTCCCACCGGCCGCACCGTCGAATTCCGCTCCCAAACGACATATCGACATACCGGGAGAACGACATACCGGAATTGGAAAAATACTGATTTTTCTCGTTGACATAGTGGGGGGACTACTCTATATTTTGGCGCAGAGTGGTGAGAAGTGGAGTAAAGTGGTGTAAGCGCTTCTAAGCCCGAGGTGTCAAGACAATGTTCTACGGCCAGTTCAGACATTCGATTGACAGCAAGGGACGCCTGATCATCCCCGCCAAATTCAGGGACGCGCTCCGCGAGAATTACATCGAGAAGTTCTGGGTGACCCGCGGCATCGAGCGCTGCGTCTACGTCTACACCCCGCGCGAGTGGAACCTCCTGATGGCGAAGTTCAAGGAGCTCTCCCTCACCGCCGGGAAGGCGAGGGACTTCCTCCGGGGCATGGTCTCCAACGCCTCCGAGGTCGAATGCGACAAGCAGGGGCGGATCATGCTCCCGCAGAACCTCCTCGCGCTCGCCGGGATCACCCGGGACGTGGTGGTGGCGGGGATGCTGAGCAGGTTCGAGATATGGGACGAGGCGAGCTGGAAGAGGTACGAGGAGGAGCGAGGGGAGAACTTCGAGGAGATCGCCGAACAGCTCAACGCGCAGCTCGATGCGGCGCGGGGGCTGTGAGGGGACCGGGCGGGGGGACGCGCACGACGATGCATGCGGCGACGGGATCGACGGTGTTCGGGAAGCTGGAATTCGGGAGGGGGGTTCTGATGAGACCTGCTCGAACGAGAAGGCCGCTTGCCGAGAAGATCCTCTTCTGGTGCCCCAGACTCGCCTCGGCGCTCACCGCGGCATGCGCGAAGGATGCGCGGCGGGGGGGGGGCGACGCGGGGACGCTGGCGTCGATGATGGCCGTGAGCGGGAGCATCGACCGCGCGGGGCGGGCGAGGAACTACTACCGGTTCTACATCCGCCCGATGGCCTGATGGATGCGCCCCACCTTCCGGTGATGCGGGAGGAGGCGCTGCGGTTGCTCGGCCTCCGGCCGGGGATGCGCGTGGTCGACGCGACGGTGGGGTGCGGGGGGCACGCGGAGGAGATCGCGAGGCGGATCGGGCCCGGCGGGGTGTTGGTGGGGCTCGATTGGGACGGGGAGGCGCTCGAGATCGCGCGGAGGCGGCTCGAGAAGGCGGGCCCGGCGGTGCGGTTGCACCGGCGAAGTTTCGCGGAGCTCGCGGCGGTGCTCGCGGAAGAGGGGATCGGGGAAGCGGACGCACTGCTCTTTGACCTCGGGGTTTCGAGCTTGCAGCTCGACACGGCGGCGCGAGGATTCGGGTTTCGCGCCCGGGGACCCCTGGATATGCGGATGGACCGGCGCCGCGGCGTCACCGCGGAGGCGCTCCTCAGGGAGAAGGATCCGCGGGAACTGGAGCGGATCTTCAGGGAGTACGGCGAGGAGACGCTGGCGCGGCCGATCGTTCGGGAGTTCCTCAGGGCGGGCGCGCCGCGCGACACGGAGGCGCTCGCCGGGATCGCGTCGCGGGTCTACCGGCGCTTCGGGAGGAAGGGCGCGATCCATCCGGCGACGCGGATCTTTCAGGCGCTCCGGATCGCGGTGAACGACGAGCTCGGCGCCCTCGCCGCGGCCCTGCCGCAGGCGGCGGCGGCGGCCGCGAAGGGGGCGCGGATCGTGGTGATCAGCTTTCACTCGCTCGAGGACCGGATCGTGAAGAGGGCGTTCGCGGAGGGGGCGCGCGGGTGCATCTGCCCGCCGGGATTGCCGGTCTGCGGGTGCGGCGCCGCGGCGGCGCTGCGGCTGATCACGCGCAAGCCGCTGCGGCCGACAGCCGAGGAGACGGCGGCGAACCCGCGGGCGCGGAGCGCGCGGTTGCGGGCGGCGGAGAAGCTGTAAACGGCGTTGAACGCGCACACGGGGGCAGGCCGGGATGGACGGAAGATCTTTATCCGCATCCATTGAAGAGACCAGGAGCTGCGCGGTGCAGCTCGTCAATGATGCACCTCCAACCCTAAAGGTCCCTGCCGTCGCCGGTCCTGCTCCCGGCGCGTTTTCGGATTCCGCGGCTCGAGGCGGGGAGGGCGGAGCGATGCAGCGGGTCCTGATCGTCGACGACGAGCCGGTCGTGAGGAGGCTCATCGGGATATACCTGCGCGGGCGCTTCATCGTGGAGGAGGCCGAGGACGGCGAGAAGGCGCTTCGCAAGGCCGCCGGCGGCGGGTACGACTACGTGATCACCGATGTGCAGATGCCGCGGATGGACGGTCTGCACCTGCTCGGGGAGCTCAAGCGGATCTGTCCGCGCACCTCGGTCATCGTGATGTCGGCGCTCGGCGAGCTCTACGCCGAGTCGGCGATGGAGCGCGGCGCGCAGACGGTCATCTCGAAACCGTTCGTGCGGGACACGATCCAAACCGCCCTGCAGTGCGCCTGAACGCGGCGCGCGGCGGCGGAGGAGGAGCGGGGATGAGGAAGAGGAACCGGAGGCTCAACGAGGGGTTCTCGACCGCCGCGCTCACCGGCAGATGGATGCTCGTCGCCGTCATCGCGGTCTCGTTGTCGCTCCTCTACGTCTGGCAGCATGTGCAACTGGTGCGCACCGGGTACGCCATCAAGAGGATGGAGCGGGACCTCGAGAAGTGGCAGAAGGCCAACGAGGCGCTCCACCTCGCCAACGAGCGGCTGAAGAACCCGCAGCGCGTCGAACAGGCGCTCATGCACAACAAGCTCGGCCTGGTCTTTCCGCAGGCCAAGGATATCGTCCGGCTTCGCTACCCCCGCCATTCAAAGGCATACGGGAGGGATATATCGGGGAGCGAAGGGGGCACCGACACTCTTCTGAGCTATATGAGTGGCGGGGGCAGCGCGGCCGGACGGCACAACAGCTAGTGGCGGTCGCCCCGCCTCCAGGGGCGGGGGTGCGAGGCGCACCCGTTGTGGGGCGGGGGCGCGTCGGCGGACGCGAAAAGGCGAGTGTGCGGTGAGCGGGAACCGGTATCGGCTGAAGTCGTACTCTGTCTACGCGGTGTTCCTCCTCTGCTTCGCCGGCCTCTACGCCCGCCTCTACGTCCTCCAGATCGTCAACCACCGGGATCTGTCCACGCGCGGCGAGCAGCTCCACCGCTTCAACGTCAAGATCCAGCCGCGCCGCGGCACCATCCTGGATCGGGAGGGCCGCCCCCTCGCCATGAGCGTCAGCGTGAAGTCCGCCTACGCCGTCCCCGAGGTCATCGAGTCGCCCGCCGAG is a window from the Chlamydiota bacterium genome containing:
- a CDS encoding nucleotide pyrophosphohydrolase, translating into MKDRTATVAALKGAVARFIRAREWEQFHSPKNLSMAVSIEAAELMELFQWMEVEEARRKAASPRLRKRIEEEIADIAIYTLSLCHALGLDLSSCIEKKIVRNEKKYPVEKCRGRY
- the mraZ gene encoding division/cell wall cluster transcriptional repressor MraZ, encoding MFYGQFRHSIDSKGRLIIPAKFRDALRENYIEKFWVTRGIERCVYVYTPREWNLLMAKFKELSLTAGKARDFLRGMVSNASEVECDKQGRIMLPQNLLALAGITRDVVVAGMLSRFEIWDEASWKRYEEERGENFEEIAEQLNAQLDAARGL
- the rsmH gene encoding 16S rRNA (cytosine(1402)-N(4))-methyltransferase RsmH codes for the protein MDAPHLPVMREEALRLLGLRPGMRVVDATVGCGGHAEEIARRIGPGGVLVGLDWDGEALEIARRRLEKAGPAVRLHRRSFAELAAVLAEEGIGEADALLFDLGVSSLQLDTAARGFGFRARGPLDMRMDRRRGVTAEALLREKDPRELERIFREYGEETLARPIVREFLRAGAPRDTEALAGIASRVYRRFGRKGAIHPATRIFQALRIAVNDELGALAAALPQAAAAAAKGARIVVISFHSLEDRIVKRAFAEGARGCICPPGLPVCGCGAAAALRLITRKPLRPTAEETAANPRARSARLRAAEKL
- a CDS encoding response regulator, encoding MQRVLIVDDEPVVRRLIGIYLRGRFIVEEAEDGEKALRKAAGGGYDYVITDVQMPRMDGLHLLGELKRICPRTSVIVMSALGELYAESAMERGAQTVISKPFVRDTIQTALQCA